One genomic segment of Clostridium estertheticum subsp. estertheticum includes these proteins:
- a CDS encoding nitrite/sulfite reductase, with the protein MNNLNEILLSEIEGFRALGNKFLSGEMSKMDFKGASGGMGVYAQSSGKDFMVRFRMPAGIASIKDLKQIYDFANRYKVENIHITTRQAMQLHGITIDEVCNIMKEGINKELYVRGSGGNYPRNVSASPLSGVEKNEVFDISPYATAVGKHFLDKIYTYKLPRKFKVAFSSNDKDESHVTATDLGFLAVIENGAQYFKVYLGGGIGNNSRLSVSSGQLINPEDILYHVEALTELFINEGDYVNKGKARIRYIKERMGDEKFINCYNSYLEKVKAKGNLKIEVETKVYDKTGIETSIKSPRLISQKQDGLYSVYVHPMGGQLRTNHLKLIIDKIDGMNKIEIRLTMSEGLYIRNLNGKEAQILLDLTEEMGGNTSLEYSTCCIGVPTCQMGILESQTTLKEILSYFKEKNFTKDILPPVHISGCTNSCSVHEIGTIGFRGKKKKIQDELTNVFELHIGGDLGIGKTKLSKIYGDIKQADVPEFLFELASAVDNSNKDFTTWMEQNVDEFNELVTKYIV; encoded by the coding sequence ATGAACAATTTAAATGAGATTCTTCTTTCTGAAATTGAAGGTTTTAGAGCACTTGGTAATAAATTTTTAAGTGGTGAAATGAGTAAGATGGATTTTAAAGGGGCTTCCGGTGGTATGGGAGTATATGCCCAGAGTAGTGGCAAGGATTTTATGGTAAGATTTAGAATGCCAGCTGGGATAGCTTCTATAAAGGATCTTAAACAAATTTATGACTTTGCAAATAGATATAAAGTTGAAAATATACATATAACTACTCGTCAAGCAATGCAATTACATGGAATTACTATAGATGAAGTTTGCAATATTATGAAGGAAGGTATAAACAAAGAGTTATATGTAAGGGGTTCAGGTGGTAATTATCCTAGAAATGTTTCTGCATCACCACTATCTGGGGTAGAAAAAAATGAGGTTTTTGATATATCACCTTATGCAACTGCGGTGGGTAAACATTTTTTAGATAAGATATATACATATAAACTACCAAGAAAATTTAAAGTTGCATTTTCAAGTAACGACAAGGATGAGTCACACGTAACTGCTACTGATTTAGGATTTTTAGCGGTTATTGAAAATGGAGCCCAATATTTCAAAGTATATTTAGGTGGTGGAATAGGAAATAATTCAAGACTATCTGTTTCCAGTGGTCAATTAATAAATCCTGAGGATATTCTGTACCATGTTGAAGCATTAACAGAGCTTTTTATTAATGAAGGTGATTATGTAAATAAAGGAAAAGCTCGTATAAGATATATTAAGGAAAGAATGGGCGATGAGAAATTTATAAATTGTTATAATAGTTATTTGGAGAAGGTTAAGGCTAAAGGCAATTTGAAAATCGAGGTAGAAACCAAGGTTTATGATAAGACTGGTATTGAAACTTCTATAAAAAGTCCAAGACTAATTTCACAAAAACAAGATGGGTTATACAGTGTGTATGTTCATCCAATGGGAGGACAATTAAGAACAAATCATTTAAAACTAATAATAGATAAAATAGATGGTATGAATAAGATAGAAATAAGATTAACTATGTCAGAAGGATTATACATCAGAAATTTGAACGGAAAGGAAGCACAAATATTACTTGACTTAACAGAGGAAATGGGTGGAAATACTTCACTTGAATATTCTACTTGTTGCATTGGAGTTCCTACTTGTCAAATGGGAATACTAGAAAGCCAGACTACTTTAAAAGAGATTTTAAGCTATTTTAAAGAAAAGAACTTCACAAAAGATATATTGCCACCTGTTCATATATCCGGATGCACTAATTCTTGCTCCGTACATGAAATAGGAACAATTGGATTTCGTGGTAAAAAGAAAAAGATTCAAGATGAACTTACAAATGTATTTGAATTACATATTGGTGGAGATCTTGGGATAGGTAAAACAAAGCTCAGCAAAATTTATGGAGATATTAAACAAGCGGATGTGCCAGAATTTTTATTTGAACTTGCAAGTGCCGTAGATAATTCAAACAAAGACTTCACTACTTGGATGGAACAAAACGTGGATGAGTTTAATGAATTAGTAACTAAATATATAGTATAA
- a CDS encoding APC family permease — MFSKIRELLIGKTLKTEELEGEKLNVLWGLPILSSDAVSSVAYAGEEILIVLIGVMGFMAYRYMFYAALCIVLLLLILVFSYMQTIDSYPSGGGSYIVAKDNLGITPGLTAGAALTVGYVLTVAVSISAGTAAITSAMPFLYKYKVAIALIMLLIITIGNLRGTKESSKLFGVPTYIFIGSCVVLIVTGLVRHYVFGYSPQPLFSVPRQVGDITLFLFLRAFASGCSGLTGVEAVSNGIPNFKEPSQKNAKIVLLLLGGLVFFIFVGLSFLATIYHAVPVNHMTVLAQITQQVFGKNIFFYVIQFTTAIILIMAANTSYAGLPLLLSLMGNDGYVPRQFSQRGKRLSFSNGIIVLAVASAILIIVFKGDTHALLPLYAVGVFISFTLSQVGMFLKWKREKSLGWKFKAAVNGFGAVITFITVILIGIIKFTQGAWIVCIILPMLVYFMLKIKEHYTHVVEQIRLTNDLRPKASAVTNNDQHVIILLGTLNKSFLKALNCAKCLSQNVVAFHVSTDPEITQKLKRKWKEYNPGIPLIIEHSSYRDVMEPLMNFIQSEERSSKHGETVTVVLTQFVITKWWHNLLHNQTGYFIKSQLYKNRNVAVLTVPYIIKE; from the coding sequence ATGTTTTCAAAGATAAGAGAACTATTAATAGGTAAGACATTAAAAACAGAAGAATTAGAAGGAGAAAAATTAAACGTTTTATGGGGACTACCTATATTATCCAGTGATGCAGTTTCCTCTGTTGCATATGCAGGTGAGGAAATTTTAATTGTGTTAATTGGAGTTATGGGATTTATGGCATATAGATATATGTTTTATGCTGCATTATGTATTGTTTTGCTATTGCTCATACTCGTTTTTTCATACATGCAAACCATTGATAGTTACCCATCTGGTGGAGGATCATACATAGTTGCAAAGGATAATCTGGGAATAACCCCAGGGCTTACTGCGGGAGCAGCTCTTACTGTAGGTTATGTACTTACAGTTGCTGTTAGTATAAGTGCTGGAACAGCTGCCATAACGTCGGCTATGCCATTTTTGTATAAGTACAAAGTAGCTATAGCTCTTATAATGTTATTAATTATAACAATAGGGAATCTAAGAGGAACGAAGGAATCATCTAAACTTTTTGGAGTTCCAACATATATATTCATAGGCTCTTGTGTAGTTCTTATTGTTACTGGTCTTGTTAGACATTATGTTTTTGGTTATTCGCCACAGCCTTTATTTTCAGTGCCAAGGCAAGTAGGTGATATTACATTATTTCTGTTTCTTCGTGCATTTGCTTCAGGTTGTAGTGGGTTAACGGGAGTTGAAGCTGTAAGCAATGGTATACCTAATTTTAAAGAACCATCACAAAAAAATGCAAAAATTGTTTTGCTTTTACTGGGTGGGTTAGTATTTTTTATTTTTGTAGGATTATCTTTCTTAGCAACAATTTATCATGCAGTACCTGTTAATCATATGACAGTTCTTGCTCAAATTACCCAGCAAGTTTTCGGAAAAAATATTTTCTTTTATGTTATTCAATTTACCACTGCAATTATTTTAATAATGGCTGCTAATACATCTTATGCAGGTCTTCCATTATTACTTTCTTTAATGGGGAACGATGGATATGTTCCAAGGCAATTTTCTCAAAGAGGAAAAAGGTTAAGTTTTTCAAATGGAATAATAGTATTAGCTGTAGCTTCTGCTATATTAATTATTGTGTTTAAAGGCGATACACATGCACTTTTACCGTTATATGCTGTTGGTGTATTTATATCTTTTACACTTTCTCAGGTTGGAATGTTCTTGAAGTGGAAAAGGGAAAAATCACTTGGTTGGAAATTTAAGGCGGCCGTAAACGGATTTGGTGCTGTTATAACTTTCATTACAGTAATACTTATAGGCATTATAAAGTTTACTCAGGGTGCGTGGATTGTTTGTATTATATTACCAATGCTTGTTTATTTTATGTTAAAGATTAAGGAGCATTATACTCATGTAGTAGAGCAAATAAGATTAACAAATGACCTAAGACCCAAAGCTTCTGCAGTAACAAATAATGATCAGCATGTAATAATACTTTTAGGTACATTAAATAAATCATTCCTAAAGGCATTAAACTGTGCTAAATGTTTATCACAAAACGTTGTTGCATTTCATGTATCAACTGATCCGGAAATTACTCAAAAATTAAAAAGAAAGTGGAAAGAGTATAATCCAGGAATTCCATTAATAATAGAGCACTCATCATATAGGGATGTAATGGAACCATTAATGAATTTTATACAATCAGAAGAGCGTTCTTCAAAACATGGAGAAACGGTAACAGTAGTGCTAACACAGTTTGTTATTACTAAATGGTGGCATAATTTACTTCATAACCAAACAGGGTATTTTATAAAGAGTCAATTATATAAAAATAGAAATGTGGCAGTGCTTACAGTGCCGTATATAATAAAAGAGTAG
- a CDS encoding lysylphosphatidylglycerol synthase transmembrane domain-containing protein: protein MKKYKFNLILGIASVGIFILLIIFTHGWMDLIHQMKNLHIQWLIAAIFSMFLYWVCEARILQVTVFLMKKDYKFKEAFKVTLIGQYFNSITPFASGGQPMQLYALTKQGLAAGKAGSALMIKFIMYQAILTIYSLVLIFGKLDFFRRKTSNLFYLIGVGFLVHASVIACLIIFSKYRKLTHKFIMILSRILRKFKFVKNVSKLETDINQNLDQFHDNMQIAKHSKGLIFEAVIYTTLQLTIYFIIPYFIYLSFGMKGASIGSMIAGTAFIMMITAVIPSPGAMGGAEGAFYICFSLFFAASNIMAGILLWRLITFYSCIIFGFYALKKK from the coding sequence ATGAAAAAATATAAATTTAATTTGATATTGGGTATAGCCTCTGTGGGCATTTTTATATTATTAATTATATTCACACATGGTTGGATGGATTTGATTCATCAAATGAAAAACTTACATATTCAATGGCTAATTGCGGCTATTTTCTCCATGTTTTTATATTGGGTTTGCGAAGCTAGAATCTTACAAGTAACTGTATTTCTAATGAAAAAAGATTATAAATTTAAAGAGGCCTTTAAAGTCACTCTTATTGGGCAATATTTTAATTCAATAACTCCCTTTGCATCTGGCGGTCAGCCAATGCAGTTATACGCACTTACTAAACAAGGACTGGCCGCTGGCAAAGCTGGTTCAGCGCTTATGATTAAATTTATTATGTATCAAGCTATATTAACTATATACTCTCTAGTTCTTATATTTGGGAAATTAGATTTTTTTAGACGAAAAACCAGCAATTTATTTTATTTAATAGGCGTAGGTTTTTTAGTTCATGCTAGTGTAATTGCATGTTTAATTATTTTTTCCAAGTATCGTAAATTAACACATAAATTTATAATGATTTTATCTAGAATATTACGAAAATTTAAATTTGTAAAAAATGTATCAAAACTAGAAACAGATATTAACCAGAATTTAGATCAATTCCATGATAATATGCAAATAGCAAAACATAGTAAAGGATTAATTTTTGAAGCTGTTATATATACAACATTACAACTAACAATATATTTTATTATTCCTTATTTTATCTATCTTAGCTTTGGAATGAAGGGTGCTAGCATCGGTAGTATGATAGCGGGAACTGCTTTTATAATGATGATAACAGCTGTTATACCGTCACCAGGAGCCATGGGGGGCGCGGAAGGTGCTTTCTATATTTGTTTTAGTTTGTTTTTTGCAGCTAGTAATATAATGGCCGGTATATTGTTATGGAGGTTAATTACTTTTTATTCCTGTATAATTTTTGGATTTTATGCACTTAAAAAGAAATAA
- a CDS encoding YitT family protein, with amino-acid sequence MLGATLYSIGLEIFLIPNNIIDGGVVGISIMANHFISVPLGLLTFILNIPFFIIGYKQIGKTFTIATIFSVICYSIGVSILKPIPGITHDILLAAVFGGILVGLGIGLIMRSGGSTDGTEIVAIILDKRIKFSVGEIIMFFNFFILLSAGLIFGWDRAMYSLITYFIVIKVIDIIIEGTDESKAVVIISDKHEEISEAIMARLGRAMTYLYGKGGKEGEYKNVIYVVVSRLEISKLKCIVNGFDEDAFITIGSVETTGKSYRKKAIH; translated from the coding sequence ATGCTTGGCGCAACACTATATTCAATCGGCTTAGAAATATTTTTAATACCTAACAACATAATTGATGGAGGCGTTGTTGGAATATCAATTATGGCAAATCATTTTATCAGCGTACCACTTGGGCTACTTACTTTTATACTAAATATACCATTTTTTATAATCGGATATAAGCAAATCGGAAAAACATTTACCATAGCAACTATCTTTTCTGTAATATGCTATTCTATAGGTGTATCTATCCTTAAGCCAATTCCCGGAATAACACATGATATACTATTGGCAGCAGTTTTTGGTGGAATACTAGTTGGACTAGGCATAGGACTCATAATGAGAAGCGGTGGATCAACCGATGGTACAGAAATTGTAGCAATAATACTTGACAAAAGAATTAAATTTTCAGTTGGAGAGATAATTATGTTCTTCAATTTCTTTATATTACTTTCAGCAGGCTTGATTTTTGGTTGGGATAGAGCTATGTATTCTCTCATAACCTATTTTATAGTAATCAAAGTTATTGACATTATCATTGAAGGTACTGATGAATCAAAAGCTGTAGTAATTATTTCAGATAAACATGAAGAAATCTCTGAGGCAATAATGGCTAGACTTGGTCGAGCAATGACTTACCTTTACGGTAAGGGCGGAAAAGAAGGCGAGTATAAAAATGTAATTTATGTTGTTGTATCTCGTTTGGAGATTTCTAAACTAAAATGTATTGTAAATGGCTTTGATGAAGATGCGTTCATAACTATAGGTAGTGTTGAAACAACTGGAAAGAGTTATAGAAAAAAAGCTATTCATTAA
- a CDS encoding HD domain-containing phosphohydrolase, whose protein sequence is MSQLSEIEELRKEEVQHERTIEEAIFYSGPDMHYIYDQQGRLVRWNEKFQDITGYSSKELAKMSLLDWYKGDEKSYRAIMDCITRAIDDGFGVTDAEMRKNDGTIVSVYFKAFTLCLNGKKYIECRIIDITQSKRKEKEICYLSYHDQLTGLYNRRFYEEELTRLDTERNLPMTIVMGDVNGLKFINDSFGHIMGDRLLKKVAKIISLGCRADDIIARLGGDEFVIILPRTDAFVAENIIKRIKNLSLGEKVGFIDISVSFGYQTKNSKEEKTEEILITAENNMYNNKLFEGPIMKVKTIKSIINTLYEENKEEEKHSHEVSKLCGKMGEALDFSKYEVNELKEVGLLHNIGKIAIHENLPNKTGKFTSDEWKKIKSHCEIGYRMLNTVNGMSNMAIYILYHHERWDGLGYPKGLKGAEIPIASRIINIADAYDSMSRDRCYRSALSMENIIKELQKNAGHQFDPELVTVFIKKILGK, encoded by the coding sequence ATGAGCCAATTATCTGAAATTGAAGAGTTAAGGAAAGAAGAGGTACAACATGAAAGAACTATAGAAGAAGCAATATTTTATAGTGGACCAGATATGCACTATATTTACGATCAACAAGGAAGATTAGTGAGGTGGAATGAGAAGTTTCAGGATATAACAGGTTACTCGTCCAAGGAATTAGCTAAAATGAGTCTTTTAGATTGGTATAAGGGTGATGAAAAAAGCTATAGAGCAATCATGGATTGTATTACTAGGGCTATAGACGATGGATTCGGTGTTACTGATGCAGAAATGCGAAAGAATGATGGTACAATAGTATCCGTGTATTTTAAAGCATTTACTTTATGTTTAAATGGGAAAAAATATATTGAATGTAGAATCATTGATATAACGCAGAGTAAAAGAAAGGAGAAAGAAATTTGTTATCTAAGTTACCATGATCAGTTAACGGGGTTATATAACCGTAGGTTTTACGAAGAAGAATTAACAAGACTTGATACGGAAAGGAACCTTCCTATGACAATTGTTATGGGGGACGTAAATGGGTTAAAATTTATTAATGATTCCTTTGGACATATCATGGGTGATAGGCTTCTTAAAAAAGTAGCAAAAATAATAAGCCTGGGATGTAGGGCTGATGATATTATTGCCAGGCTTGGAGGGGATGAGTTTGTTATTATATTACCTAGAACGGATGCTTTTGTAGCAGAAAATATTATAAAGCGAATAAAAAATTTGTCATTAGGTGAAAAGGTTGGTTTCATTGATATCTCCGTTTCTTTTGGGTATCAAACAAAGAATAGTAAAGAAGAAAAAACTGAAGAAATTTTAATAACTGCAGAAAATAATATGTACAATAATAAACTTTTTGAGGGCCCAATTATGAAAGTGAAAACAATTAAGTCGATAATAAATACATTATATGAGGAAAACAAAGAAGAAGAAAAACATTCTCACGAGGTTTCGAAGTTATGCGGAAAAATGGGAGAAGCCCTTGATTTCTCTAAATATGAGGTCAATGAGCTCAAGGAAGTTGGATTGCTCCATAATATAGGTAAAATTGCAATACATGAAAATCTACCTAATAAAACAGGCAAATTCACAAGCGATGAATGGAAGAAAATTAAGAGCCACTGTGAAATAGGTTATAGAATGCTTAATACAGTAAATGGTATGTCCAACATGGCGATATACATATTATATCACCATGAAAGATGGGATGGATTAGGATATCCAAAAGGATTAAAAGGAGCAGAGATACCAATTGCATCAAGAATTATAAATATAGCAGATGCATATGATTCAATGAGTAGAGATAGATGTTATCGAAGTGCATTATCAATGGAGAATATCATAAAAGAATTACAAAAAAACGCAGGTCATCAATTCGATCCTGAACTAGTGACTGTATTTATTAAAAAAATATTAGGAAAGTAA
- a CDS encoding VanW family protein — translation MISNIVKNPRNKNKKETKRVSIIAGVVLVLFVLQILLIHNAISKYKLKIYPQVWIEDTNIGGKTKTEAKNAIIQKHNNSIAKKNITIKINNKQYTIALSKLDMKYDYTLAVDEAYDIGKEGNSLKKYFAITSPGKKNITLNHTYNYDIVDTVLKDIIKDNNKKAVDATIVRNNLGELIVTKEEYGRSIDSASLKKEIKTKVENIKQEQNLLIESKLINIEPKIKKNNLEGINTLISSSTTNFGNSNESRSENIRVASDSINGHIVMPGDLFSFNDVVGERSAKKGYKLAKGIVNDKVVDDLGGGVCQVSTTLYNAILRTNIASVERYHHSLPCSYIGKGLDATVSFGLLDYKFKNTYSYPIFIESGIQNENLTFNVYSNASLSNKKYKIYNKVTGNHVNVFRITYENGNRLSKVLLYTDKIS, via the coding sequence ATGATCTCAAATATTGTTAAAAACCCTAGAAATAAAAATAAAAAGGAAACAAAACGGGTATCTATTATAGCGGGGGTAGTCCTAGTTCTATTTGTACTACAAATTCTTCTTATTCATAATGCTATTTCAAAATATAAACTAAAAATATATCCACAAGTATGGATAGAAGATACGAATATAGGTGGAAAAACTAAAACGGAAGCTAAAAATGCTATCATTCAAAAACACAATAATAGCATTGCTAAAAAAAATATAACAATAAAAATTAATAATAAACAATATACTATTGCTTTATCTAAACTTGATATGAAATATGATTATACTCTTGCAGTTGATGAAGCTTATGATATTGGAAAAGAAGGTAATTCACTAAAAAAATATTTTGCTATAACCTCTCCTGGCAAGAAAAATATTACACTTAATCATACATACAACTATGATATTGTAGATACAGTTCTTAAGGATATTATTAAAGATAATAATAAGAAGGCTGTAGATGCCACTATTGTCAGAAATAATTTAGGAGAGTTAATTGTAACTAAAGAAGAGTATGGTCGTAGTATAGATTCTGCCAGTCTAAAAAAGGAAATAAAAACCAAAGTTGAAAATATAAAACAAGAACAAAATTTACTAATAGAATCTAAATTAATAAATATTGAACCTAAGATTAAAAAAAACAATTTAGAAGGAATAAATACTTTAATATCTAGTTCTACCACTAACTTTGGCAATTCAAATGAAAGTCGGTCAGAAAATATTCGAGTAGCTTCTGATTCTATAAACGGGCATATAGTTATGCCTGGTGATCTTTTTAGCTTTAATGATGTAGTGGGTGAAAGATCTGCTAAAAAAGGCTATAAGCTAGCAAAAGGAATTGTAAATGACAAAGTTGTAGATGACTTAGGTGGTGGAGTGTGCCAAGTCTCAACTACACTTTATAATGCAATACTTAGAACAAATATTGCCTCTGTGGAAAGATATCATCATAGTTTGCCTTGCAGCTATATAGGGAAAGGTCTTGATGCTACAGTTTCTTTTGGACTTCTTGATTATAAATTTAAGAATACATATTCTTATCCTATTTTTATAGAATCTGGTATCCAAAATGAAAATCTAACATTTAATGTGTACTCAAATGCAAGTCTTAGTAATAAAAAATATAAAATTTATAATAAAGTGACAGGTAACCACGTAAATGTATTTAGAATCACGTATGAAAACGGTAATAGGTTATCAAAAGTTTTGCTTTATACTGATAAGATTTCATAG
- a CDS encoding ZIP family metal transporter — MLTNFNLLVHISNIGFFTAWIGTMIGILLCFITTDNGRRFKGTVLGFLGGLMLAIICFDLIPEAFENGNAYIATIGIFIGLITALLIDSGVSYLNFGNSYGEKKRYLKVALFMAIGSGIHNIPAGIALGSLLNISYTRGLQLAIALLLHGIPEGLTLGMYLKEGEAKIYTIIFFSIFTSIPMGIGALMGGILNSVSPIIICISLSFAAGLILYTVCKEIIPESIGLWRGRLSASGTVLGIIVGKIFVSIMH, encoded by the coding sequence ATGCTTACTAATTTTAATTTGCTTGTTCATATAAGTAATATAGGTTTTTTTACTGCATGGATTGGAACAATGATTGGAATACTACTTTGTTTTATTACTACAGATAATGGGAGAAGATTTAAAGGTACTGTTTTGGGATTTCTTGGAGGCCTTATGCTTGCTATAATTTGCTTCGATTTAATACCAGAAGCATTTGAAAATGGTAATGCATATATCGCAACAATTGGTATATTTATCGGACTTATTACTGCACTATTAATTGATAGTGGTGTTAGTTATCTTAATTTTGGAAATTCATATGGTGAAAAAAAGAGATATTTAAAAGTAGCTCTTTTTATGGCGATAGGTTCAGGCATACATAATATACCCGCTGGAATTGCATTAGGTTCACTCTTAAATATTTCATATACCAGAGGATTGCAGTTAGCAATTGCTCTACTGCTTCATGGAATACCCGAAGGACTAACTTTAGGCATGTATCTTAAGGAAGGGGAGGCTAAAATATATACAATAATATTTTTTTCGATTTTTACATCTATACCAATGGGGATAGGTGCTTTAATGGGAGGAATTTTAAATAGTGTATCACCTATAATTATTTGCATTAGCTTATCATTTGCTGCTGGCTTAATATTATATACTGTTTGCAAAGAGATAATACCTGAATCTATTGGACTTTGGCGGGGGAGATTATCTGCAAGTGGTACAGTGCTTGGAATAATAGTAGGTAAGATCTTTGTTTCAATAATGCACTAG
- a CDS encoding NlpC/P60 family protein, with translation MKTVLRSLAVVIIFVLISNGIVLAAPANEKLQQQKDSLTIIKTEKEQVEMKIEEFDNEIEKIMIKTEDNKRKISETEKSIEVAAVEVKKVAKESQKEQGLFNSRMRVMYINRSDGYLSIILDSESFGDFISRVDNIKSVVEFDKKLMVNFEVSQKELKEKQQSLNKTKEALQSLQVENKQKIEKIMVTKESQNKLVMQLKNKEIVAKELQNKLITENKSNKNISAQIIEPQVSVNKSLTKISKLKKSVPAYTPSRGGATVSQGAIVAYASNFLGTPYLWGGTTPSGFDCSGFTQYVYAHFGISVGRTTFDQINDGVEVSRDNLQPGDLVFFGSFANPHHMGMYIGDNNYIHAPHTGDVIKISALGRNDYVTARRVK, from the coding sequence ATGAAGACAGTCCTGAGAAGCCTTGCAGTTGTAATAATTTTTGTTTTAATTTCAAATGGAATAGTACTAGCAGCCCCAGCAAATGAGAAGTTACAACAGCAGAAAGATTCACTAACTATAATTAAGACCGAGAAAGAACAAGTTGAAATGAAAATAGAAGAGTTTGATAATGAAATTGAAAAGATTATGATTAAGACGGAAGACAATAAAAGAAAAATATCTGAAACTGAAAAGTCAATTGAAGTTGCCGCAGTGGAGGTTAAAAAGGTTGCAAAGGAGTCGCAGAAAGAACAGGGATTGTTTAATAGTAGAATGAGAGTTATGTACATAAATAGATCCGATGGATATTTGAGTATTATATTGGATTCAGAGAGTTTTGGAGATTTTATATCAAGAGTAGATAACATAAAAAGCGTTGTAGAGTTTGACAAAAAATTAATGGTTAATTTTGAAGTATCACAAAAAGAATTAAAAGAAAAACAACAAAGTTTGAATAAGACAAAGGAAGCATTACAGAGTTTACAAGTAGAAAACAAGCAGAAGATTGAAAAGATAATGGTTACCAAAGAGTCACAAAACAAATTAGTAATGCAATTAAAGAACAAGGAAATTGTTGCTAAAGAATTACAGAATAAATTGATTACTGAAAATAAAAGTAATAAGAATATTTCAGCGCAGATAATTGAACCTCAAGTGTCAGTAAATAAAAGTTTAACAAAAATAAGCAAATTAAAAAAATCAGTGCCTGCATATACGCCTTCAAGGGGTGGAGCAACAGTATCACAAGGGGCTATAGTAGCCTATGCTTCTAATTTTCTTGGAACGCCATATTTATGGGGTGGAACAACACCTTCAGGATTTGATTGCTCAGGATTCACACAATATGTATATGCACATTTTGGGATATCTGTAGGAAGAACTACATTTGATCAGATAAATGATGGTGTAGAGGTATCAAGGGATAATCTTCAGCCGGGAGATTTGGTGTTCTTTGGAAGTTTTGCTAATCCTCATCATATGGGTATGTATATTGGGGATAATAATTATATACATGCGCCTCATACAGGAGATGTAATTAAAATTTCAGCTTTGGGAAGAAATGATTATGTAACTGCTAGAAGGGTAAAATAA
- a CDS encoding metal-sensing transcriptional repressor — MNNEQKEAMKILKISKGQIEATIKMIEDERYCVDVSNQIIAAQSLLKKANLLILKQHMNHCVMEAFEHDKGSEKIDEIIGLLSKIIGK; from the coding sequence ATGAATAATGAACAAAAAGAAGCTATGAAAATTTTAAAAATATCAAAAGGACAAATTGAAGCAACTATCAAAATGATAGAAGATGAGAGGTATTGTGTAGATGTGTCAAATCAAATTATTGCTGCACAATCACTCCTAAAGAAAGCTAATTTATTGATTTTAAAACAGCACATGAATCACTGTGTTATGGAAGCCTTTGAGCATGACAAGGGCAGTGAGAAGATAGATGAAATTATAGGTCTCTTATCAAAAATAATTGGTAAATAG